A genomic stretch from Arachis stenosperma cultivar V10309 chromosome 3, arast.V10309.gnm1.PFL2, whole genome shotgun sequence includes:
- the LOC130965993 gene encoding uncharacterized mitochondrial protein AtMg00810-like: MCLYVDNLIFTGNNLKIITEFREAMIKYFEMTNMGLMSHFLGIEVVQKDDEIFISQKKYANDILKKFQMKHSKPVSTPVEEKFKLLREDKRKIVNPTYYKSLIGSLRYLTATRPDIVFGVGLLSRFMEESCTNHLQAAKRILRYIKDTLNDGIYYENTNEINLVGYTDSDWVGDIKTRKSTSEFIFRLGSGAIL, translated from the coding sequence ATGTGTCTTTATGTTGACAATTTGATCTTTACTGGCAATAATTTGAAGATAATTACAGAATTTAGGGAGGCTATGATAAAGTACTTTGAAATGACAAATATGGGCTTGATGTCTCACTTTCTTGGCATTGAAGTAGTTCAAAAAGATGatgaaatttttatttctcAGAAGAAATATGCAAATGATATTTTGAAGAAATTTCAGATGAAGCACTCAAAACCAGTTTCTACTCCGGTCGAAGAGAAGTTCAAATTGTTGAGagaagataaaagaaaaatagtaaATCCCACATACTACAAAAGCTTGATTGGAAGTCTAAGGTACTTGACTGCGACTAGACCAGATATTGTGTTTGGAGTTGGTTTGCTTAGCAGATTTATGGAGGAGTCTTGTACCAACCATTTGCAAGCGGCAAAAAGAATTCTTCGATATATCAAAGATACTTTAAATGATggaatttattatgagaatactAATGAAATAAACCTTGTTGGCTACACTGATAGTGATTGGGTCGGAGatataaaaacaagaaaaagtactTCAGAGTTTATATTTCGTCTTGGTTCTGGTGCAATTTTATGA